In Xanthomonas sacchari, a genomic segment contains:
- a CDS encoding TonB-dependent receptor, which yields MQYRHSVLSAAIAASVLAFAAQAQQADPAATDLDAVQVVGIRASLEKSLDTKRNNVTVSEAITAEDIGKFPSTNVAEAFAQIPGVTIDRRFGQGERVSIDGTDPSLNLSFLDGHPVAQAIWLYGEQPNRGFDYTLLSPQILGRAEIVKSSEARLTEGSLGGTVLMHSRQPLDLKANEIAGSVGYSYSQQASEGKPNASLLYSWKNPQETFGVAVSAQHYEERVDRQGLEVFGYAKAGSFANAAGVPADADVPNSINAAWFQQDRKRDSAVLNLQLKPSDALEFNLSGLYIKEDFDNYNQSMYSFLTWNPGTVAAVDALGDVRNGVVRSGHSSANANADGGTVIYDNNVRQSQVTTKGLDLRGAYRGERWTLRGQIGQSKSDNDHLAQYFIEPFYNGGFRWDLDRGIRFDDPAAARDPANWGSAGGWLGNNGVFSTQSKDRYGQLDLDLQFDGVFNQLLVGVRQGKHNEDFALNVYGGVTPATLADVGTIGLTDIRGFYPDQGQHVQAGRGNVIDWIRNSPLDYANPDPSSYLNNTWALQQTNNAAYVQLNFSNAGLRGNLGLRYVDSKTEGSGFVYSGTPTLQDLDSKWQTRTKTEHFLLPSLNLAYDTDNDWVFRFGAGKVIAWAPYNQMVNNTFLNDTTLTGSGGNAELSPYESWNFNLSAEYYFAPQAVVAWSVFYKKIDNYIDTSATIERQYNAIRDTSPQTWAQMLGSNGCTADGYCDYSIQRPRNAGDGKVKGFTLAYQQPFGDSGFGLSANYTYASGENNSGNPLPYQSRNSVAFSPYYEKGPWNARISLNWRDSYLAGGYVAGAAPASVDDYTDLGASVGYAFNTQWSLQLDAQNLLDEEYLQYLGDKDHPAGRYHNGRRYMATLHFKF from the coding sequence ATGCAATATCGCCATTCCGTCTTGTCCGCGGCCATCGCCGCCAGCGTCCTTGCCTTCGCCGCGCAGGCGCAGCAGGCCGATCCCGCCGCCACCGACCTGGACGCGGTCCAGGTGGTCGGCATCCGCGCCAGCCTGGAGAAATCGCTGGACACCAAGCGCAACAACGTCACCGTGTCCGAGGCGATCACCGCCGAGGACATCGGCAAGTTCCCCAGCACCAACGTCGCCGAGGCCTTCGCGCAGATCCCCGGCGTCACCATCGACCGCCGCTTCGGCCAGGGCGAACGGGTCAGCATCGACGGCACCGATCCCAGCCTCAACCTGTCGTTCCTGGACGGCCACCCGGTGGCGCAGGCGATCTGGCTGTACGGCGAGCAGCCCAATCGCGGCTTCGACTACACCCTGCTGTCGCCGCAGATCCTTGGCCGCGCGGAAATCGTCAAATCCTCCGAGGCGCGGCTGACCGAAGGCAGCCTCGGCGGCACCGTGCTGATGCACAGCCGCCAGCCGCTGGACCTGAAGGCCAACGAGATCGCCGGCTCGGTGGGCTACAGCTACAGCCAGCAGGCCAGCGAGGGCAAGCCGAACGCGTCGCTGCTGTACAGCTGGAAGAATCCGCAGGAGACCTTCGGCGTCGCGGTGTCCGCGCAGCACTACGAGGAACGCGTGGACCGCCAGGGCCTGGAGGTGTTCGGCTACGCCAAGGCCGGCAGCTTCGCCAATGCCGCCGGCGTGCCCGCCGATGCCGACGTGCCGAACTCGATCAACGCCGCCTGGTTCCAGCAGGACCGCAAGCGCGACAGCGCGGTGCTCAACCTGCAGCTCAAGCCCAGCGACGCGCTGGAGTTCAACCTCAGCGGCCTGTACATCAAGGAAGACTTCGACAACTACAACCAGTCGATGTACAGCTTCCTGACCTGGAACCCGGGCACCGTCGCCGCGGTCGACGCGCTGGGCGACGTGCGCAACGGCGTGGTCCGCAGCGGCCATTCCAGCGCCAACGCCAACGCGGACGGCGGCACGGTGATCTACGACAACAACGTGCGCCAGTCGCAGGTGACCACCAAGGGCCTGGACCTGCGCGGCGCCTACCGCGGCGAACGCTGGACCCTGCGTGGCCAGATTGGCCAGAGCAAGTCCGACAACGACCACCTGGCGCAGTACTTCATCGAACCGTTCTACAACGGCGGCTTCCGCTGGGACCTGGACCGCGGCATCCGCTTCGACGATCCGGCGGCCGCGCGCGATCCGGCCAACTGGGGCTCGGCCGGCGGCTGGCTCGGCAACAACGGCGTGTTCTCCACCCAGAGCAAGGACCGCTACGGCCAGCTCGATCTGGACCTGCAGTTCGACGGCGTGTTCAACCAGTTGCTGGTCGGCGTGCGCCAGGGCAAGCACAACGAGGACTTCGCGCTGAACGTGTACGGTGGGGTGACCCCGGCCACGCTCGCCGATGTCGGCACCATCGGCCTGACCGACATCCGCGGCTTCTACCCCGACCAGGGCCAGCACGTGCAGGCCGGGCGCGGCAACGTGATCGACTGGATCCGCAACAGCCCGCTCGACTACGCCAATCCGGATCCCTCCAGCTACCTCAACAACACCTGGGCGCTGCAGCAGACCAACAACGCCGCCTACGTGCAGCTGAACTTCTCCAACGCCGGCCTGCGCGGCAACCTCGGCCTGCGCTACGTCGATTCCAAGACCGAAGGCAGCGGCTTCGTCTACAGCGGCACACCGACGCTGCAGGACCTGGACAGCAAGTGGCAGACCCGCACGAAGACCGAGCACTTCCTGCTGCCGTCGCTGAACCTGGCCTACGACACCGACAACGACTGGGTGTTCCGCTTCGGCGCCGGCAAGGTGATCGCCTGGGCGCCGTACAACCAGATGGTCAACAACACCTTCCTCAACGACACCACGCTCACCGGCAGCGGCGGCAATGCCGAGCTGTCGCCGTACGAATCGTGGAACTTCAACCTCTCGGCCGAGTACTACTTCGCGCCGCAGGCGGTAGTGGCCTGGTCGGTCTTCTACAAGAAGATCGACAACTACATCGACACCTCGGCCACCATCGAACGCCAGTACAACGCGATCCGCGACACCTCGCCGCAGACCTGGGCGCAGATGCTCGGCAGCAACGGCTGCACCGCCGACGGCTATTGCGACTACAGCATCCAGCGCCCGCGCAACGCCGGCGACGGCAAGGTCAAGGGCTTCACCCTGGCCTACCAGCAGCCGTTCGGCGACAGCGGCTTCGGCCTGTCCGCCAACTACACCTACGCCAGCGGCGAGAACAACAGCGGCAACCCGCTGCCCTACCAGTCGCGCAACAGCGTCGCCTTCAGCCCGTACTACGAGAAGGGGCCGTGGAACGCGCGGATCAGCCTGAACTGGCGCGACAGCTACCTGGCCGGCGGCTACGTCGCCGGCGCCGCCCCGGCCAGCGTCGACGACTACACCGACCTGGGCGCGAGCGTGGGCTACGCGTTCAATACGCAGTGGTCGCTGCAATTGGACGCGCAGAACCTGCTGGACGAGGAGTACCTGCAGTACCTGGGCGACAAGGACCACCCGGCCGGGCGTTATCACAACGGCCGCCGCTACATGGCGACGCTGCACTTCAAGTTCTGA
- a CDS encoding TonB-dependent receptor — translation MPHVARSRSHCCPLSVLASAIAFGLLGTAAQAQEAPASASVSQLDTVTVTSSYQKSLITALDNKRADARMTDGISSEDIGKFPAENIAEAIQRIPGVQISTINGRGSTISIRGLGPQYSATTINGQTIKSADFTDGFRYDIIQPEVAAAIEVIKSPSADMDAGGLSGTVNIETTKPLDYKERKLIFSAKEQYSQFAGGAPTPKGVLTYIDQFHLADGGELGVFVNAGYQKLRDRADYLWIDRWYTQATSDGTLYIPRRPRYRSIERETDRKMLTAGLQWKPNDRLEMNLTALYSQDKTDNDMNQLVYSFDRNYLNVLQTEGLTATRVSASNYWLENNRQLERHDLSSQLLTWDTRWRGDAWTFSGVANYTEGKTDEDERAVILGRKPSATLFDMSNPGAISLTTDADATDASAWNKANLVRDEYPNGAINALRNKEWSLQFDAERYVGNGFLDAVKVGTKFRRETFDRNVWRRDFLYLINSGAVSGYGMFPELSAASSNVRNFLDGDLASQSDWVAPDVYAYADALAASGITVPVLFAPQASYHIRNDIFSAYALARIDTDLGSMRLRGNVGVRYENTKRTTDTYLTTASQYSEDANEVVGTERAPYDYHNWLPSLNLVLDMREDLLLRFAAGKVLVRPILDSNTAIATTISSGSNTGGTTTYDVALGQTDLKALTADQADLSLEWYYGQGGGLTLAGFWKNVKNGTFNSIVCPTAFNGTALSTNGAGDCVDGSGNIYEITATRNDPSKVKIKGYELGWTQSFDAWLPIQGFGLTANFTRVIPQRDTDFKIRNLSEKTWNATGYWENAMFSARLSLNHRSEYEQDSSDSFFAREGHTMKARTQVDAVLGYQATDTLSFQLGALNLTNKKEQAYKDISSRWQMTGVTGRSFYVSMQWDIL, via the coding sequence ATGCCACATGTCGCCCGCTCCCGCTCGCATTGTTGTCCCCTGTCCGTCCTCGCCAGCGCCATCGCGTTCGGCCTGCTCGGTACCGCCGCGCAGGCGCAGGAAGCGCCCGCGTCCGCTTCGGTTTCCCAGCTCGACACGGTGACCGTCACCAGTTCCTACCAGAAGAGCCTGATCACCGCGCTGGACAACAAGCGCGCGGATGCGCGCATGACCGATGGCATCTCGTCGGAGGACATCGGCAAGTTCCCGGCCGAGAACATCGCCGAGGCGATCCAGCGCATTCCCGGCGTGCAGATCTCCACCATCAACGGCCGCGGCTCGACCATCAGCATCCGCGGCCTGGGCCCGCAGTACTCGGCCACCACCATCAACGGCCAGACCATCAAGAGCGCCGATTTCACCGACGGCTTCCGCTACGACATCATCCAGCCGGAGGTGGCCGCGGCGATCGAGGTGATCAAGTCGCCGTCGGCGGACATGGATGCCGGCGGGCTGTCGGGCACGGTCAACATCGAGACCACCAAGCCGCTGGACTACAAGGAGCGCAAGCTGATCTTCTCGGCGAAGGAGCAGTATTCCCAGTTCGCCGGCGGCGCGCCGACGCCCAAGGGCGTACTGACCTACATCGACCAGTTCCATCTGGCCGACGGCGGCGAACTGGGCGTGTTCGTCAACGCCGGCTACCAGAAGCTGAGGGACCGCGCCGACTACCTGTGGATCGACCGCTGGTACACCCAGGCCACCAGCGACGGCACCCTGTACATCCCGCGCCGTCCGCGCTACCGCTCGATCGAGCGCGAGACCGACCGCAAGATGCTCACCGCCGGCCTGCAGTGGAAACCCAACGACCGGCTGGAGATGAACCTGACCGCGCTGTATTCGCAGGACAAGACCGACAACGACATGAACCAGTTGGTCTACTCGTTCGATCGCAATTACCTGAACGTGCTGCAGACCGAAGGCCTGACCGCGACGCGGGTTTCGGCGTCCAACTACTGGCTGGAGAACAACCGCCAGCTCGAGCGCCACGACCTGAGCTCGCAACTGCTGACCTGGGACACCCGCTGGCGGGGCGACGCCTGGACCTTCAGCGGCGTGGCCAACTACACCGAAGGCAAGACCGACGAGGACGAGCGCGCGGTGATCCTCGGCCGCAAGCCGAGCGCGACGCTGTTCGACATGTCCAACCCCGGCGCGATCTCGCTGACTACCGACGCCGACGCCACCGACGCCAGCGCCTGGAACAAGGCCAACCTGGTCCGCGACGAATATCCCAACGGCGCGATCAACGCGCTGCGCAACAAGGAATGGTCGCTGCAGTTCGACGCCGAGCGTTACGTCGGCAACGGCTTCCTCGACGCGGTCAAGGTCGGCACCAAGTTCCGCCGCGAGACCTTCGACCGCAACGTCTGGCGTCGCGACTTCCTGTACCTGATCAACTCCGGCGCGGTGTCCGGTTACGGCATGTTCCCGGAGCTGTCGGCGGCCAGTTCCAACGTCCGCAACTTCCTCGACGGCGACCTGGCCTCGCAGAGCGACTGGGTGGCGCCGGACGTATACGCCTACGCCGACGCGCTGGCCGCCTCCGGCATCACCGTGCCGGTGCTGTTCGCGCCGCAGGCCAGCTACCACATCCGCAACGACATCTTCTCCGCCTACGCGCTGGCCAGGATCGACACCGACCTCGGCAGCATGCGCCTGCGCGGCAACGTCGGCGTGCGCTACGAGAACACCAAGCGCACCACCGATACCTACCTGACCACCGCCTCGCAGTACAGCGAGGACGCCAACGAGGTGGTGGGCACCGAGCGCGCGCCGTACGACTACCACAACTGGCTGCCGAGCCTGAACCTGGTGCTGGACATGCGCGAGGACCTGCTGCTGCGCTTTGCCGCCGGCAAGGTGCTGGTGCGCCCGATCCTGGACAGCAACACTGCCATCGCCACCACCATCTCCTCCGGCAGCAACACCGGCGGCACCACCACCTACGACGTGGCGCTGGGCCAGACCGACCTGAAGGCGCTGACCGCCGACCAGGCCGACCTGAGCCTGGAGTGGTACTACGGCCAGGGCGGCGGGCTGACCCTGGCCGGCTTCTGGAAGAACGTCAAGAACGGCACCTTCAACAGCATCGTCTGCCCGACCGCGTTCAACGGCACGGCGCTGTCCACCAATGGCGCCGGCGACTGCGTGGACGGCAGCGGCAACATCTACGAGATCACCGCCACCCGCAACGATCCGAGCAAGGTCAAGATCAAGGGCTACGAACTGGGCTGGACGCAATCCTTCGATGCCTGGCTGCCGATCCAGGGCTTCGGCCTGACCGCCAACTTCACCCGGGTGATCCCGCAGCGCGACACCGACTTCAAGATCCGCAACCTATCGGAGAAGACCTGGAACGCCACCGGCTACTGGGAGAACGCGATGTTCTCCGCGCGCCTGTCGCTGAACCACCGCAGCGAGTACGAGCAGGACAGCAGCGACAGCTTCTTCGCCCGCGAAGGCCACACCATGAAGGCGCGCACCCAGGTCGATGCAGTGCTCGGCTACCAGGCCACCGACACGCTCAGCTTCCAGCTCGGCGCGCTCAACCTGACCAACAAGAAGGAACAGGCGTACAAGGACATCAGCAGCCGCTGGCAGATGACCGGGGTCACCGGCCGCAGCTTCTACGTGTCGATGCAGTGGGACATCCTGTGA
- the galA gene encoding beta-galactosidase GalA translates to MQRRTFLAGSAGAGLLLALPRGSWAGTAASTGIADTGTAAVAAVPQVTLAPDPGLFCLDEGWRFHAGDIPFPPISGQDASYDNAKAGKAWGAAAGDFDDSQWRQLRLPHDFAIEQPIEASANVAQGYRRRGIAWYRRSLRLDEAQRGKALELRFDGISSRATVWVNGLLMARSWSGYDGIAIDMTAVARYGQDLNTIAVRVDAEAMDGWWYEGAGIYRHTWLAVRDALHIVGDGVHAVPRAGADERWTLPVTVTVANVGEQADAALLEATLYDAQGTVVAQGSTPLQVGALAQAAQVALQVVRPQRWDVAAPHLYRLAAVLRSDGRERDRRECAIGFRTLRFDAEHGFFLNERPLRIKGACLHQDHAGVGVGVPDSLLDFRIRRLKALGCNAIRLHHAVAGELLDVCDRQGMLVMAENRVFNPAPDYAAQLRWLVRRDRNRACVFLWSVFNEEPMQGTAAGYEMVRRAVALVRELDDSRPVTAAMNDGMLTERNAAQAVDVVGFNYRQFNYDRVHAAMPHTPLLSSEDTSAFQTRGAWFTDMDAHVIAEDDSVAAPWGNTHRTSWKLISERPYLAGTFVWTGFDYRGEPTPFEWPSVSSFFGIMDLCGFPKGAYWLRQAQWIDAAPVLQLLPHWNWPGREGTPIKVMAFCNAQQVELWLNGRSQGRQAVDRIAMNTWQVVYAPGVLEAVAYRDGREVARQRVQTVGAPVALRATPDRTRMRGDGRDAQPITLEAVDAEGRHVPFADAQIALQVEGGRLLGVGNGDPNRHAPDNVPQVRLFNGLAQAIVEAGSGSGSGSGSGSGQLRIVAHAPGLRAAQASIALEAAAPPLSWPPAAAAMVVGGWRRTLPFAAPPDPALPRAANDNNSWSFCQPGNLETRAERDGYVLYRTAFTPWAGIQQRGGRLRLGRATGAVRVYLDRRPVASVAAGQPVSLRLPPAAGERVLAVVMQVKAGTPFGFDDVATVEY, encoded by the coding sequence ATGCAACGAAGAACGTTCCTGGCCGGCAGCGCCGGCGCCGGCCTGCTGCTGGCGCTGCCGCGCGGGAGCTGGGCCGGCACCGCCGCGTCCACCGGCATTGCCGACACCGGCACGGCCGCGGTGGCGGCCGTGCCGCAGGTGACCCTGGCCCCCGATCCGGGCCTGTTCTGCCTGGACGAGGGCTGGCGTTTCCACGCAGGCGACATCCCGTTTCCGCCGATCAGCGGGCAGGACGCCAGCTACGACAATGCCAAGGCCGGCAAGGCCTGGGGCGCGGCCGCCGGCGATTTCGACGACAGCCAATGGCGGCAACTGCGGCTGCCGCACGATTTCGCCATCGAGCAGCCGATCGAGGCCAGCGCCAACGTGGCGCAGGGCTATCGCCGCCGCGGCATCGCCTGGTACCGGCGCAGCCTGCGGCTGGACGAGGCGCAGCGCGGCAAGGCGCTGGAGCTGCGGTTCGACGGCATTTCCAGCCGTGCCACGGTGTGGGTCAACGGCCTGCTGATGGCGCGCAGCTGGAGCGGCTACGACGGCATCGCCATCGACATGACCGCGGTCGCGCGCTATGGCCAGGACCTCAACACCATCGCGGTGCGCGTGGACGCCGAGGCGATGGACGGCTGGTGGTACGAAGGCGCCGGGATCTACCGGCACACCTGGCTGGCGGTGCGCGATGCGCTGCATATCGTCGGCGACGGCGTGCATGCGGTGCCGCGCGCCGGGGCCGACGAGCGCTGGACGCTGCCGGTGACGGTCACCGTCGCCAATGTCGGCGAGCAGGCCGACGCGGCGCTGCTGGAGGCGACGCTGTACGACGCGCAGGGCACGGTGGTGGCGCAGGGCAGCACCCCGCTGCAGGTCGGCGCGCTGGCGCAGGCGGCGCAGGTCGCGTTGCAGGTGGTGCGGCCGCAGCGCTGGGACGTGGCCGCGCCGCATCTGTACCGGCTCGCCGCGGTGCTGCGCAGCGACGGGCGCGAGCGCGATCGCCGCGAGTGCGCGATCGGCTTCCGCACGCTGCGTTTCGACGCCGAGCACGGCTTCTTCCTCAACGAGCGGCCGCTCAGGATCAAGGGCGCCTGCCTGCATCAGGACCATGCCGGGGTCGGCGTGGGGGTGCCGGACAGCCTGCTCGATTTCCGCATCCGCCGGCTCAAGGCGCTGGGCTGCAATGCGATCCGCCTGCACCACGCGGTGGCCGGCGAACTGCTCGACGTGTGCGACCGCCAGGGCATGCTGGTGATGGCCGAGAACCGCGTGTTCAATCCCGCTCCCGACTACGCCGCGCAACTGCGCTGGCTGGTGCGCCGCGACCGTAACCGCGCCTGCGTGTTCCTGTGGTCGGTGTTCAACGAAGAGCCGATGCAGGGCACCGCCGCCGGCTACGAAATGGTGCGCCGCGCGGTGGCGCTGGTGCGCGAACTCGACGACAGCCGCCCGGTCACCGCGGCGATGAACGACGGCATGCTGACCGAGCGCAATGCGGCCCAGGCGGTGGACGTGGTCGGCTTCAACTACCGCCAGTTCAACTACGACCGGGTGCATGCGGCGATGCCGCACACGCCGCTGCTGTCCAGCGAGGACACCAGCGCCTTCCAGACCCGCGGCGCCTGGTTCACCGACATGGACGCGCACGTCATCGCCGAGGACGATTCGGTGGCCGCGCCCTGGGGCAACACCCATCGCACCTCCTGGAAGCTGATCAGCGAGCGGCCCTACCTGGCCGGCACCTTCGTCTGGACCGGCTTCGACTATCGCGGCGAGCCGACCCCGTTCGAATGGCCGTCGGTGTCCTCGTTCTTCGGCATCATGGACCTGTGCGGTTTCCCGAAAGGCGCCTACTGGCTGCGCCAGGCACAGTGGATCGACGCGGCGCCGGTACTGCAGTTGCTGCCGCACTGGAACTGGCCGGGCCGCGAGGGCACGCCGATCAAGGTGATGGCGTTCTGCAACGCGCAGCAGGTGGAGCTGTGGCTCAACGGCCGCTCGCAGGGGCGGCAGGCGGTGGACCGGATCGCGATGAACACCTGGCAGGTCGTGTACGCGCCCGGCGTGCTGGAAGCGGTGGCGTACCGCGACGGGCGCGAGGTGGCGCGGCAGCGGGTGCAGACGGTTGGCGCGCCGGTCGCGCTGCGGGCGACCCCGGACCGCACGCGCATGCGCGGCGACGGCCGCGACGCGCAACCGATCACCCTGGAAGCGGTGGACGCAGAAGGCCGCCATGTGCCGTTCGCCGATGCGCAGATCGCGCTGCAGGTCGAAGGCGGGCGCCTGCTCGGCGTCGGCAACGGCGACCCGAACCGGCACGCGCCCGACAACGTACCGCAGGTGCGCTTGTTCAACGGCCTGGCGCAGGCCATCGTCGAGGCCGGCAGCGGCAGCGGCAGCGGCAGCGGCAGCGGCAGCGGTCAGCTGCGCATCGTGGCGCACGCGCCGGGCCTGCGCGCGGCGCAGGCAAGCATCGCGCTGGAGGCGGCGGCACCGCCGTTGTCGTGGCCGCCGGCCGCCGCGGCGATGGTGGTGGGCGGCTGGCGGCGTACCCTGCCGTTCGCCGCGCCGCCGGATCCTGCGTTGCCGCGCGCGGCCAACGACAACAACAGCTGGAGCTTCTGCCAGCCGGGCAATCTGGAGACGCGCGCCGAGCGCGACGGCTACGTGCTGTACCGCACCGCGTTCACGCCCTGGGCCGGGATCCAGCAGCGCGGCGGCCGCTTGCGGCTCGGCCGCGCGACCGGTGCGGTGCGGGTCTATCTGGACCGGCGACCGGTCGCCAGCGTGGCCGCCGGGCAGCCGGTGTCCCTGCGGCTTCCGCCCGCGGCCGGCGAACGGGTGCTGGCGGTGGTGATGCAGGTGAAGGCCGGAACACCTTTCGGTTTCGACGATGTCGCGACAGTGGAGTATTGA
- a CDS encoding alpha-N-acetylglucosaminidase — MKRAFRQIFSHGHARLRRIPALPVRAHALLLLLACAVLAADAFAAPAQDTSGGTAREVLLRTLGPRAAELRLQRQPRGGGNDWYQVAADAGSLRVSGSSEVALAHGAYSYLQSIGAASVSWEGSRVALPTAYADVHGPRVVTPFAHRAYLNVCTYGYTTPWWDWARWEREIDWMALHGIDMPLAMEGQEYVWQALWREFGVADADLAGYFSGPAFAPWQRMGNIEGYDAPLPQQWIEDKHALQLRILQRMRALGMKPVLPAFAGYVPKAFAQAHPQARIYRMRAWEGFHETYWLDPADPLFARIAQRFIQLYDRTYGKGTYYLADAFNEMLPPIAADGSDARLASYGDSTANTAKTKPPEVPPAQRDKRLAEYGRALYASIHRANPDAVWVMQGWLFGADRHFWTPQAIAAFLREVPNDKLLVLDIGNDRYPGTWKLSDAFDGKQWIYGYVHNYGGSNPVYGDLAFYREDLRTLLADKGKQKLVGFGAFPEGLHTTSVVYEYMYALAWGAQQRPLQDWLDDYTRARYGHTSPALRAAWDDLQASVLSTRYWTPRWWRSRAGAYLLFKRPTLDIGEFEGAPGDPPRLRRALQQLLALAPEYADAPLYRYDLVDFARHYATGRVDAQLQQAVAAYRRGDVAAGDAATARVREEVTQLDSLVGGQQDTLSSWLDAAAGYAKTPQDAAYYRRDAKAQVSVWGGEGNLGDYASKAWQGMYADYYLPRWTLALQMLREAAVAGGSVDEAQLQQRLRAWERDWVARETAYVRHAPADPVAAVRTLLQQVDAP; from the coding sequence ATGAAACGCGCTTTTCGCCAGATTTTCTCGCATGGCCACGCCAGGCTGCGCCGCATCCCCGCGTTGCCCGTGCGTGCGCATGCGCTGCTGTTGCTGCTGGCCTGTGCGGTGCTGGCAGCGGACGCGTTCGCCGCGCCCGCGCAGGACACGTCCGGCGGCACCGCACGCGAGGTGCTGCTGCGCACGCTCGGGCCACGCGCGGCCGAGCTGCGCCTGCAGCGGCAGCCGCGCGGCGGCGGCAACGACTGGTACCAGGTCGCTGCGGATGCCGGCAGCCTGCGCGTGTCCGGTTCCTCGGAGGTGGCGCTGGCGCATGGCGCCTACAGCTACCTGCAGTCGATCGGCGCGGCATCGGTGAGCTGGGAAGGCAGCCGCGTGGCGCTGCCGACGGCCTATGCCGATGTGCATGGGCCGCGCGTGGTCACCCCGTTCGCGCACCGCGCCTATCTCAACGTCTGCACCTACGGCTACACCACGCCGTGGTGGGACTGGGCGCGCTGGGAACGCGAGATCGACTGGATGGCGCTGCACGGCATCGACATGCCGCTGGCGATGGAGGGCCAGGAGTACGTGTGGCAGGCGCTGTGGCGCGAGTTCGGCGTCGCCGATGCGGACCTTGCGGGGTACTTCTCCGGCCCGGCGTTCGCGCCGTGGCAGCGCATGGGCAACATCGAAGGCTACGACGCGCCGCTGCCGCAGCAGTGGATCGAGGACAAGCATGCGCTGCAGCTGCGCATCCTGCAGCGCATGCGCGCGCTGGGCATGAAGCCGGTGCTGCCGGCCTTCGCCGGCTACGTGCCGAAGGCGTTCGCGCAGGCGCATCCGCAGGCGCGGATCTACCGCATGCGCGCCTGGGAGGGCTTCCACGAGACCTACTGGCTGGACCCGGCCGATCCGCTGTTCGCGCGGATCGCGCAGCGCTTCATCCAGCTCTACGACCGCACCTACGGCAAGGGCACCTACTACCTGGCCGATGCGTTCAACGAGATGCTGCCGCCGATCGCCGCCGACGGCAGCGACGCGCGCCTGGCCAGCTACGGCGACAGCACCGCCAACACCGCCAAGACCAAGCCGCCGGAGGTGCCGCCGGCGCAGCGCGACAAGCGCCTGGCCGAGTACGGCCGCGCGCTGTACGCCTCGATCCACCGCGCCAACCCGGATGCGGTGTGGGTGATGCAGGGCTGGCTGTTCGGCGCCGACCGCCACTTCTGGACGCCGCAGGCGATCGCCGCATTTCTGCGCGAGGTGCCCAACGACAAGTTGCTGGTGCTGGATATCGGCAACGACCGCTACCCCGGCACCTGGAAGCTGTCCGACGCGTTCGACGGCAAGCAGTGGATCTATGGCTACGTGCACAACTACGGCGGCAGCAATCCGGTGTACGGCGACCTGGCGTTCTACCGCGAGGACCTGCGCACGCTGCTCGCCGACAAGGGCAAGCAGAAACTGGTCGGCTTCGGCGCGTTCCCGGAAGGGCTGCACACCACCTCGGTGGTCTACGAGTACATGTACGCGCTGGCCTGGGGCGCGCAGCAGCGTCCGCTGCAGGACTGGCTCGACGACTACACCCGCGCCCGCTACGGGCATACCTCGCCGGCCTTGCGCGCGGCCTGGGACGACCTGCAGGCCTCGGTGCTGTCGACCCGTTACTGGACGCCGCGCTGGTGGCGCAGTCGCGCCGGCGCCTACCTGCTGTTCAAGCGGCCGACGCTGGACATCGGCGAGTTCGAGGGCGCGCCCGGCGATCCGCCGCGGCTGCGCCGCGCGCTGCAGCAACTGCTGGCGCTGGCGCCGGAATACGCCGACGCGCCGTTGTACCGCTACGACCTGGTCGATTTCGCCCGCCACTACGCCACCGGCCGCGTGGACGCGCAGTTGCAGCAGGCGGTGGCCGCCTACAGGCGCGGCGACGTTGCGGCCGGCGACGCGGCGACGGCGCGCGTACGGGAAGAGGTAACCCAACTCGACAGCCTGGTCGGCGGCCAGCAGGACACCCTGTCGAGCTGGCTCGACGCGGCCGCCGGCTACGCGAAGACGCCGCAGGACGCGGCCTACTACCGGCGCGACGCCAAGGCCCAGGTCAGCGTGTGGGGCGGCGAGGGCAATCTCGGCGACTACGCGTCCAAGGCCTGGCAGGGCATGTATGCGGACTACTACCTGCCGCGCTGGACCCTGGCGCTGCAGATGCTGCGCGAGGCGGCGGTCGCCGGCGGCAGCGTGGACGAAGCGCAACTGCAGCAGCGGCTGCGCGCCTGGGAGCGCGACTGGGTGGCGCGCGAGACCGCATACGTGCGGCACGCACCGGCCGATCCGGTCGCCGCGGTGCGCACGCTGCTGCAACAGGTGGATGCCCCATGA